The Psychroflexus sp. ALD_RP9 region ACTGCGTTCTAAATTTAAACCTTATTTAAAAAAATAATTATGTCATTTAAACTATTCGAAGAATACAGCCAAGAATTTATTACAGATGTCAAAGAATCTTATCATACTATATTAGATAGAGTAGGAGAAGACCCAAAACGAGAAGGCATTGTAAAAACACCAGAACGCGCCGCAAAAGCAATGCAGTTTCTAACTCAAGGTTATGAGATGGATCCTAAACAAATTCTTGAAGGCGCCATGTTTAAAGAAGATTATAGTGATATGGTGCTTATTAAAGATATAGAGTTATACTCCTTATGTGAACACCATATGCTGCCTTTTTTCGGTAAAGCTCATATAGCTTATATCCCTAATGGTCATATAGTTGGCCTAAGTAAAATTCCACGTGTAGTCGATGTTTTTTCAAGGAGATTGCAAGTGCAAGAACGCCTAACTCACGACATTTTAGAATGCATAAATGAGACCTTACAACCAAAAGGTGTTGCCGTAGTTATTGAAGCAAGACATATGTGTATGATGATGCGAGGTGTTCAAAAGCAAAATTCAGCGACGACAACTTCTGGCTTTAGAGGCGAATTTAAACAATCGGAAACTAGAAACGAATTTTTACGACTTATAGGTAAAGATTTAGCTTAATATTACAATTCATCTCATAAATATAGCATTTCATCAAGTTCTAAACTTATATAAGAATGGCTTCATAGTAGATTTGGTTTATAATCTAAAATAAACCATTATGAGAAATTTAATTATTTTAAGCATCGTTTTTTTAAGCCAACTATTATCTGCACAAGACAATAGGTTGAGTATTGAAGTTAAAGGCATTTCTGAGCTTAAAGGAAAAATCTATGTAGGCGTCTTTACAGAAGATAATTTTTTAAGAGGAAAACCTATTTACGGCGAAATTGTTGAAGTCGAGGCTGAAACTGAAATTGTTAATTTAGTTGATATTCCAACAGGGAATTATGCTGTTTCAGTTTACCAAGATTTAAACAATAATGAGGTATTTGATATGGACGAATATGGTAGACCAACTGAGCCATGGGCAATGTCTGGAACAAATCCGAAAAATCAACAACCAGTTTGGGACTTAGCCATGTTTAAACTTGGTAAAAAGTCAAAAACAATTACGGTGAATTTTTAAACAATAATTTTGAAGCTACACAATAAAGCCAACTTTAAGTTGGCTTTTTAATTTTCTAATGAATGATAAACATTTTGAACGTCATCATCTTCTTCAATAAGTTCGATAAGTTTGTTAACTTCTTCAGTTTGTTCTTCACTGAGTGATTTAGTGACTTGAGGAATACGTTCAAAACCTGAAGATAAAATTTCAAATTCACGTGATTCTAATTCCTTTTGTAAGTTTCCAAAGCTTTCAAATGGTGCATAAATAATAATACCATCATCATCTCTAAAAACCTCTTCAGCACCAAAATCAATAAGTTCAAGTTCAAGCTCTTCAACATCAATACCTGTGTCTTGTATACGAAAGTTACAAGTATGATCAAACATAAATTCAACAGATCCAGAAGTGCCTAAATTTCCATTACATTTATTAAAATATGATCTGATATTTGCTACAGTTCGGTTATTGTTATCGGTAGCTGTTTCAACTAAAACAGCAATGCCATGTGGTGCATACCCTTCAAATAGGACTGTTTTATAATCGCCTTGATCTTTATCGCTTGCTCGTTTTATGGCACGCTCAATATTATCTTTAGGCATATTAGCTGCTTTACAGTTTTGTATAACAGCTCTTAGTTTTGAGTTAGATTCAGGATCTGGACCGCCTTCCTTAACAGCCATAACAATGTCTTTACCCAGTCTGGTAAAAGTTTTAGCCATTGCTGACCAACGCTTCATTTTACGCGCTTTTCTAAATTCGAATGCTCTTCCCATAATAGTTATTCTGCAAAAGCCTCAAACTTTCTGTTGTATTCACGAATCTCTTCCATATTCACAGCTAAGTGTGCATTTTTTATGAGTTTAAGTAAATAAACTAGGCTTTCTGTTCCAGTTATTAATTCGTTTGTATCATCAACTTCAGTTTCATCTTCTAAAGGTTCATCCTGAGGAATAGGAATAACAAAAACTTCATTTTCTTCAATATGTTCATATGCTAAACGTAAACTTTTAGCGATAACAGGTAATTTTTCTTCAACAGCATAAGGTCTTATGGCTTTTAGTTTATCTACTGTCGAATCAGTAATAAAATTTGCTTCTTCTAAATCTTTGATGAGTTCGTTAAGTAATTTAACAGCTTTTTTATTTTCCAAGGTAATAATGGTTTTAGTAATTGTCTACAAAAATAATTGTTAAGAATTGATACTAGCACATTTAAAACCTATTTTTTAAAAATACTTGCATATATCAATTTATCGGTTTGATTACCAGAACTTCCGACTTGCTTTATTTATTTTAAATATCGGTTTAGCCTATTTTACTAAAGGTTAAAATATAGATTTTTAGTTAGATTATTGCACAAAAGATTTCAAAATAGCTTTATTTCTGCTTATTTTTGCAAATCTTAAATTTTTAACCCAAACGTTTTTATTGCTCATTATGTCAAAAAAAGTTGCTGATAAAGAACTCTACGATTACCAAGAAGCCGACCTTATTAAAATCTTTGATAAGATTGAAAACATGCCGAGCAATTACAACTTATTGTATCAGCTACCAACTGGTGGTGGTAAAACGGTGGTTTTTTCTGAAATTGTAAGGCGTTACATTCGACAAACAGGAAAAAAGGTTATTGTGTTAACACACCGAATCGAGTTGTGTAAACAAACTTCTAAAATGCTTACAGGTTTTGGTGTAAGAAACAAAATTATTAATAGCAAGGTTAAAGAATTATCTGATGATAATGATTACATGTGTTTTGTAGCCATGGTTGAAACCCTAAATAACCGAATTAATGACGATAAGGTTAACATGAAAAATGTAGGGTTGGCTATTATAGACGAAGCACACTACAATTCTTTTACTAAGCTTTTTAAATATCTTGATAAAGCTTTTATTCTTGGAGTAACAGCTACGCCATTAAGTTCTAATATCAAGTTGCCTATGCATGGTAATTATCGTGAATTAATTGTAGGTAATTCAATTTCATCATTAATAGAAAAAGGGTTTTTAGCAAAAGCTAACCTATACTCTTATGATGTTGGCTTAGGGACACTTCAAGTTGGTATGACGGGTGACTATACGGTGAAATCTTCTGAAGATTTATACACTAATCTCGATATGCAGGAGAAATTATTACGCGCTTATGAAGAAAGGTGTAAAGGTAAAAAAACATTAATTTTTAATAATGGTATTAATACATCATGGTATGTATACCAAACTTTTAAAGATGCTGGATATGAAATTAAGCATCTTGATAATACGCATAACAAAAAAGAAAGAAATGAAATTTTAACCTGGTTTAGAGAAAAACCAGATGCTATTTTAACATCTGTAAGTATTTTAACCACTGGTTTTGATGAACCAACTGTTGAAAACATTATTCTGAATCGAGCAACAAAATCATTAACACTATATTTTCAAATGATTGGTCGTGGCTCTAGAAGATTACCTCATAAAGACGAATTTAATGTGATTGATTTGGGTAATAATGTTGCAAGATTTGGTCCTTGGGATGCGCCTGTAGATTGGCAATTAATTTTTGAAAACCCTGACTACTTCTTAGAAAACATGATTTCAGATGATGAAATTGAAAGTAATTTCACTTATGAAATGCCTGAAGAAGTCAGAGCGCTTTTTAAAAACTCAGATGATATTCAATTTGATGTTTATACAAAATACCATGAAGCGGTTAATAATGGTGAAAAATCTAAATTAGTTTTAGAAGAGTCAATTTCTCAGCATGCTAAAATGTGCGCTGAAAACTCTGAAGATGTATTCGATGCAAGAATTTTAGCTCGTGAACTTAAAGACGATATTAAAGATCGAATTAAGAAATATTCTCGCTGTATCATAAACAATACAAAAAATTACAGGGATTGGTTATATGATGACTATACTAGAAAATTGCGGGTAAAAATTAACGAGCATTTTATGTAATCTTAAATTGAAGTCTTGCAAACTTTATAGTTGATAAGTATATTAACTTATTTCTTCAATTTTATCTTACTTTTGTTCTACAAATAATTATATGCAAGCATCTGTTATTATAAGTACGTATAACTCACCGCTATGGTTAGAGCGCGTATTAGTTGGCTATGCTTGCCAATCTATACCTGATTTTGAAATTGTTGTAGCTGATGACGGTTCTACCCAAGAAACCGCAAATCTCATTAATAGAATTAGAGAAAACTATCAGTTGGCGATTAATCATGTTTGGCATGAAGACCAAGGTTTTCAAAAAACACGAATTTTGAACAAAGCTGTTTTAGCATCTAAAAGTGAGTATTTAATCTTTACTGACGGCGACTGTATTCCGCGTCATGATTTTGTTGAAACCCATTTAAAGTATAAAGAAAAAGCTTATTTTTTGTCAGGAGGTCATTTTCCGTTATCCATGAAATTATCCCATCAAATTAAAATAGACGATATTAAATCTGGTCGTTGTTTTAATTTAAATTGGCTAAAGGCTAATGGCTTGAGTTCAAGTTTTAAAAATATAAAACTTACCAAATCTTCTACTTTAGCTAAGTTGATGAATCGAATTACACCAACGAAACCGACATGGAATGGCGGCAACGCCTCAGCTTGGAAAAAAGATGTTTTGGCAGTTAACGGTTTTGATGAGCGCATGCAATACGGTGGTGAAGATCGCGAATTTGGAGAACGACTTATAAATTTAGGAATTCAGCCTAAACGTGTTCGATATTTTGCAATTATTATTCATCTGGAACACGAACGTGGATATGTTAACCAAACAGCTTGGAAAAAAAATGATGCTATTCGGGAAGAAACAAAGTCTCTGAAAAGAATTAAGACTGACTTTGGCTTTAACTTACATGAGAGCAAACAAAATCAATTAATTGTTGATTAAATAATTGAGGGTTTAAATCTTGGTATAGTTTTTCATAATTCATTTTAAGTTCTTTAACTTTTTTATCTCGTAATTTACTTGGTTTAAAGTCACTTAGATGAACAGATGTATTCGGATATGATTCTTCAAAACTATTCCAACCTTCTTTTATAATCCAAGGTGAAAATATAGCAAAGCTTGGCACATCAAGTGCTTTGGCTATATTAATGGCGCCGCCTTCGTTACCAAAAATTAAATTGCATTGTGAGCAAATCGCCATAAATTCACGCAGACTTTCTGGTCTTAGGTCATTAACAATTCTGGTTCTCGTTAAATTACTACAATGTTCAAGTAATCGGTTGATTTTTTCTTGTTGTGACGGCATATAATTTAATATTAAATGAGCATCTGTTTTTTCTGTGATTTCATTTAAAAGAACCGCCATATATTTTAACGGATAAGTTTTTGCATCACCACTACCCAAAGCGCTGACCATAATTAAGTTTGTATTTCTTAATTCAGCTGAATCAATTTGACTTCTGGCAGTATTTACTTCAGTTGAACTTAGATATATTTTGGGTTTTGGGTTAATTATTTCAACTTCAGGTAATAGTTGAAGTAATTTTAATCGGTTTTCTATAGCAGAACCTGCTTCGGTTTTAGCAATGCTAGATTCTTTAAAGGTTTTTGTATACAACCAGTTGGTATACCATTTATTGTAGCTAAATTTAAATTGAGCACCTGTAAAGTAGGTTATTAAATTACTTTCTAATTTCCCGTAAGCATCAAAAACATGTGTGTAGGCTTCAGATTTTAGATTATTTAAAAAGTCTAAAAACTTCAGTTTATGGTTTTTGTATTCATCTTCAAAAAATACAAATTTATCAATGTGTTTATGATTTTCTACAACAGGAAATGTAAAGCGATTAATGAGGTAATGTACCTCAGCAGTAGGGAAGTTACGCTTTAAATTTTCGCATATAACACTACTGATGAGTACATCACCAATCATTTTTTGCTGTATAACTAAAATCTTCAAACTTAATGGCTTAAAAAGATTATTTCAATAAACTTAAACAGCGACATCGTAAGTTCGAAGTGCATCGTTTAAAGAGGTTTTTTTATTGGTACTTTCTTTGCGTTTTCCGATAATTAAGGCACATGGTACATTAAACTTTCCAGCAGGGAATTCTTTAGTATAACTACCAGGAATTACTACAGATCTTGCAGGAACAACTCCTTTAGTTTCAACTGGTTCTTTTCCAGTAACATCAATAATTTTGGTCGAAGCAGTTAAAACAACATTGGCGCCCAGGACAGCTTCCTTTTCAACTCTAACACCTTCAACTACAATACTTCTAGAACCTAAAAAAGCATTATCTTCAATTATTACCGGAGCAGCTTGTAAAGGCTCTAATACGCCACCAATACCAACACCACCAGATAAATGTACATTTTTGCCGATTTGTGCACAGCTTCCTACAGTTGCCCAAGTATCAACCATTGTTCCTTCATCTACATAAGCGCCAATATTAACATAGCTAGGCATCATAATAACACCACTTGAAATGTACGCGCCATGACGCGCAACAGCGTTAGGTACAACCCGAATTCCACGTTCTTTATAACCTGTCTTAAGAGGCATTTTATCGTGATATTCAAAAATACCAGCCTCCATAGTTTCCATTTTTTGGATAGGAAAATATAGTACAACTGCTTTTTTTACCCATTCATTGACTTCCCAACCATTTTTAGTCGGTTCAGCACAGCGAAGTTTACCTTGATCTATGAGTTCTATAGCTTCTTTAATTGCTTTTATAGTTGCATCACTCTTTAATAATTCGCGATTATCCCAAGCTTTTAAAATGTGGTCTTTCAATTGATTCATGACAAAATTTTTGCTCAAATATAAGTGTTTGTAATTTCTTTTTGGTCTTAGATTTAGAGCTATATTTGTAAAAATTCAAGACATGCCAAAAGCGATAGCTTTAGACTTCGGAATAAAACGAACAGGGATTGCTGCCTCAGACGATTTGAAAATGATCGCCTCTGGCTTAACTACTGTAAAAACAGTCGATCTAATGATTTTTTTAGAAAAATATTTATCTGAAAATGAAGTAGATACTGTTGTGATAGGCGAGCCTAAGCATGTTGATGGAAACGCCATGTCTTTAGAAAAAAATATTGGCTTCTTTATTGAAGATTTTCAACTGAAGTTTCCTAAAATAAATGTAAAGCGTATCGATGAACGTTTTACTTCAAAAATGGCCTTTCAAACTATGATTGATTCTGGTTTGAGTAAAAAAAAGCGTAAAAATAAAGCTTTAGTTGATGAAATTAGTGCAACTATAATTTTACAAAATTTTTTGCAGTAAAGGTTTTTAAAAAGAGTTTACTTAATTTTGCTGAAATTTTAAAATTATGCAATTACCAATTGTAGCCTATGGAGATCCTGTTCTTAAACGCAAAGCGCAGCCAATAGACAAAGATTACCCAAAATTAGAAGCCTTGATAGAAAATATGTGGGAAACCATGTATAATGCTCATGGAGTCGGTTTAGCAGCACCACAAATCGGTTTGTCAATTCGGTTATTTGTAGTAGACGCTTCTCCTTTCGCTGAAGATGAGAGTCTAAACGAAGAAGAACAAACTACTTTAAAAAACTTTAAGCGCGTTTTTATAAACCCTACAATTATCGAAGAAACAGGAACTGAGTGGGATTTTAACGAAGGCTGTTTAAGTATTCCTGATGTTCGTGAAGATGTGTTTAGAAAACCTGACATCAAGATAAATTATTATGATCAGGATTTTAATGAACATACGGAATTATTAAGTGGTCTTGCAGCAAGAGTCGTTCAACATGAATACGATCATATTGAAGGCGTATTATTTACAGATCGTATTTCAAATTTTAAAAAGCGATTAGTTAAAGGCAAACTTAACAACATTGCAAAAGGTAAAATAAATGTTGATTACCGCATGCGATTTCCAAAACTAAAAAAACGCCAATAAGCCTTGTCGTATTAAATTCCATATCGCATCTTTGTGCGCTAAAAATTAAAAATTATGGGCTTAGATAAGATTTTATCTATTTCAGGAAAACCTGGATTATTTGAACTTGTGGCAAAAACAAGAAACGGTTTTATTGCAAAATCATTAATAGATGGTAAAAAAATACCAGTTAATATTCAGAATAATGTGAGTATGCTAAGTGAAATTGCCATTTATACCTATACTGAAGAAGTCCCACTTA contains the following coding sequences:
- the folE gene encoding GTP cyclohydrolase I FolE; amino-acid sequence: MSFKLFEEYSQEFITDVKESYHTILDRVGEDPKREGIVKTPERAAKAMQFLTQGYEMDPKQILEGAMFKEDYSDMVLIKDIELYSLCEHHMLPFFGKAHIAYIPNGHIVGLSKIPRVVDVFSRRLQVQERLTHDILECINETLQPKGVAVVIEARHMCMMMRGVQKQNSATTTSGFRGEFKQSETRNEFLRLIGKDLA
- a CDS encoding DUF2141 domain-containing protein, translated to MRNLIILSIVFLSQLLSAQDNRLSIEVKGISELKGKIYVGVFTEDNFLRGKPIYGEIVEVEAETEIVNLVDIPTGNYAVSVYQDLNNNEVFDMDEYGRPTEPWAMSGTNPKNQQPVWDLAMFKLGKKSKTITVNF
- a CDS encoding YebC/PmpR family DNA-binding transcriptional regulator yields the protein MGRAFEFRKARKMKRWSAMAKTFTRLGKDIVMAVKEGGPDPESNSKLRAVIQNCKAANMPKDNIERAIKRASDKDQGDYKTVLFEGYAPHGIAVLVETATDNNNRTVANIRSYFNKCNGNLGTSGSVEFMFDHTCNFRIQDTGIDVEELELELIDFGAEEVFRDDDGIIIYAPFESFGNLQKELESREFEILSSGFERIPQVTKSLSEEQTEEVNKLIELIEEDDDVQNVYHSLEN
- a CDS encoding DEAD/DEAH box helicase; translated protein: MSKKVADKELYDYQEADLIKIFDKIENMPSNYNLLYQLPTGGGKTVVFSEIVRRYIRQTGKKVIVLTHRIELCKQTSKMLTGFGVRNKIINSKVKELSDDNDYMCFVAMVETLNNRINDDKVNMKNVGLAIIDEAHYNSFTKLFKYLDKAFILGVTATPLSSNIKLPMHGNYRELIVGNSISSLIEKGFLAKANLYSYDVGLGTLQVGMTGDYTVKSSEDLYTNLDMQEKLLRAYEERCKGKKTLIFNNGINTSWYVYQTFKDAGYEIKHLDNTHNKKERNEILTWFREKPDAILTSVSILTTGFDEPTVENIILNRATKSLTLYFQMIGRGSRRLPHKDEFNVIDLGNNVARFGPWDAPVDWQLIFENPDYFLENMISDDEIESNFTYEMPEEVRALFKNSDDIQFDVYTKYHEAVNNGEKSKLVLEESISQHAKMCAENSEDVFDARILARELKDDIKDRIKKYSRCIINNTKNYRDWLYDDYTRKLRVKINEHFM
- a CDS encoding glycosyltransferase family 2 protein — translated: MQASVIISTYNSPLWLERVLVGYACQSIPDFEIVVADDGSTQETANLINRIRENYQLAINHVWHEDQGFQKTRILNKAVLASKSEYLIFTDGDCIPRHDFVETHLKYKEKAYFLSGGHFPLSMKLSHQIKIDDIKSGRCFNLNWLKANGLSSSFKNIKLTKSSTLAKLMNRITPTKPTWNGGNASAWKKDVLAVNGFDERMQYGGEDREFGERLINLGIQPKRVRYFAIIIHLEHERGYVNQTAWKKNDAIREETKSLKRIKTDFGFNLHESKQNQLIVD
- a CDS encoding glycosyltransferase family 9 protein is translated as MKILVIQQKMIGDVLISSVICENLKRNFPTAEVHYLINRFTFPVVENHKHIDKFVFFEDEYKNHKLKFLDFLNNLKSEAYTHVFDAYGKLESNLITYFTGAQFKFSYNKWYTNWLYTKTFKESSIAKTEAGSAIENRLKLLQLLPEVEIINPKPKIYLSSTEVNTARSQIDSAELRNTNLIMVSALGSGDAKTYPLKYMAVLLNEITEKTDAHLILNYMPSQQEKINRLLEHCSNLTRTRIVNDLRPESLREFMAICSQCNLIFGNEGGAINIAKALDVPSFAIFSPWIIKEGWNSFEESYPNTSVHLSDFKPSKLRDKKVKELKMNYEKLYQDLNPQLFNQQLIDFVCSHVS
- a CDS encoding 2,3,4,5-tetrahydropyridine-2,6-dicarboxylate N-succinyltransferase, which translates into the protein MNQLKDHILKAWDNRELLKSDATIKAIKEAIELIDQGKLRCAEPTKNGWEVNEWVKKAVVLYFPIQKMETMEAGIFEYHDKMPLKTGYKERGIRVVPNAVARHGAYISSGVIMMPSYVNIGAYVDEGTMVDTWATVGSCAQIGKNVHLSGGVGIGGVLEPLQAAPVIIEDNAFLGSRSIVVEGVRVEKEAVLGANVVLTASTKIIDVTGKEPVETKGVVPARSVVIPGSYTKEFPAGKFNVPCALIIGKRKESTNKKTSLNDALRTYDVAV
- the ruvX gene encoding Holliday junction resolvase RuvX gives rise to the protein MPKAIALDFGIKRTGIAASDDLKMIASGLTTVKTVDLMIFLEKYLSENEVDTVVIGEPKHVDGNAMSLEKNIGFFIEDFQLKFPKINVKRIDERFTSKMAFQTMIDSGLSKKKRKNKALVDEISATIILQNFLQ
- the def gene encoding peptide deformylase — translated: MQLPIVAYGDPVLKRKAQPIDKDYPKLEALIENMWETMYNAHGVGLAAPQIGLSIRLFVVDASPFAEDESLNEEEQTTLKNFKRVFINPTIIEETGTEWDFNEGCLSIPDVREDVFRKPDIKINYYDQDFNEHTELLSGLAARVVQHEYDHIEGVLFTDRISNFKKRLVKGKLNNIAKGKINVDYRMRFPKLKKRQ